The following nucleotide sequence is from Rhodobacter sp. CZR27.
CATCCAGGCCCGTCCGGGCGACGAGATCGGCTATCACATCGATCCGGCGCGGGTGCATCTGTTCGACCGGCAGAGCGAAAAGCGCATCTGACGGCGCACGACAAGGGAGGCGTTCGCAAGCCGTGACCGGGACAGCGATCTCTGCCGTGATCTTCGATCTGGACGGATGCCTCGTGGACAGCGAGCCGCATTCGCTCGAGGCGATCTCGGCAGAGCTGCGGGCCGCGGGCCTGAGGAACGTCTCGGCCGATAGCATCCGCGCCGCCTATCTCGGCGTCTCGATGACCGACATCTGCAAGGACATCACCCGGCAGAGCGGTTTGGCCCTGCCCGCGGATTTCGTGGACCGGGTCGAGACGCGGCTGTTCCAGGTCTATGCCGAGAAGCTGAGGCCGATCGAGGGCGCCTTTCGCCTGCTCGATCGGCTGGAGGCGGCGGGCCTGCCCGTGGCCATCGCGACCGGCGGCTCGCTCCGCCGGATGCACGAGACGCTGCGGCTCGGCGGTCTCGCCCCCCGCTTCGAGGGCCGCGGCTTCAGCGCCGAGCAGGTGGCACGCGGCAAGCCCGCGCCGGACCTGTTCCTGCGGGCGGCACGCGAACTGGACGTGACGCCCGTACGCTGCGCGGTGCTGGAGGATTCGCCGCACGGCGTCGCGGGCGCCTGCGAGGCAGGGATGCGGGCGGTCGGCTTCGTCGGCGGATCACACCTCGACCCGATCCGTGAGGCGCATCGTGCGGTGCTGGCGGCAGCAGGGGCGAGACCCGTCATCGAAACGCTCGACGACGCCTTCGAGGCCCTGACCGGGCCCTAGGCCGGAGGCCGCCGCAGCTTCGCCGACCCCCGCGCAGGTCGCGCCGACCCAGCCGCTTCGAACGGGCCGCGGGCTGGATGGCCGGGCCTCCACGTGGACATGCCGCACCTTACGCGACGGGACAACCCGTGCGGCCCGAGGACCAGGGCGCGTCGCACCATGTCAGCGGGCAGCCAGGCGCCCCCTCGGCTAGGGAGGTCGCCAGATGCAGGCAACGCGCGGGTGCCTCGCGTGGCCACGACCCTGCCGGCGCCTGCACGGCGCTGACCTCTGCGAAAGCCTCCCGGGCAGGCGGGGCGGGATGGTGCATGACGACCTCCATGAATCCGGCGCGACGGCGGCGCTTGCCCATCATCATGTCCCCTTGTCCTGAGGATTGCCTTACCGACGCCGTCAGGCCCCGGTAAGACGACGGCCTCCCGACCCCTCGACCGTCCGACCTGCCGACCCGCCGCGTCAGACCGGCGTCACCTCGGGTCGCGTTAAGGCTGGATGCCGA
It contains:
- a CDS encoding HAD family phosphatase, coding for MTGTAISAVIFDLDGCLVDSEPHSLEAISAELRAAGLRNVSADSIRAAYLGVSMTDICKDITRQSGLALPADFVDRVETRLFQVYAEKLRPIEGAFRLLDRLEAAGLPVAIATGGSLRRMHETLRLGGLAPRFEGRGFSAEQVARGKPAPDLFLRAARELDVTPVRCAVLEDSPHGVAGACEAGMRAVGFVGGSHLDPIREAHRAVLAAAGARPVIETLDDAFEALTGP